Sequence from the Gammaproteobacteria bacterium genome:
ACCGGAGCGCTGGACCAGGCCGACAAGCTTCTGGCACCTGCGCGAAAGAGATTCCCGGCGACCCCGAACTCCCTTATTTTTTCGGCCGAGTTGGCGATGCGCCGGCGTGAATGGGAGGTTGCAGAAGAATATCTGCACCGCGCTCGAGCTGCGCACCCTGATGAATCGCGAACCTGGATGAAATCGGCGGAGTGTGCCGAGCAGCAGGGAAATCCGGAAAAGGCGGAGGATTTTAACGAGAAGGCACGCAGTCGCGATCCCGAAAACCCGGCGCCCTTCATTCAGCACGCCGAAATGGCCATGCGGTCCGGTCGATGGCAGCAGGCGCTCGATCGCTGGGAGGAGGTGCGTGCTC
This genomic interval carries:
- a CDS encoding tetratricopeptide repeat protein, coding for MEGDFPPSDYLPSRYELHQPTLNLDQQTDLPPPGEAFEWPLQAMRERDWETAAGRWAVLRQVYPGHPAPWVQGAGSHIETGALDQADKLLAPARKRFPATPNSLIFSAELAMRRREWEVAEEYLHRARAAHPDESRTWMKSAECAEQQGNPEKAEDFNEKARSRDPENPAPFIQHAEMAMRSGRWQQALDRWEEVRA